aaaacaataaaaattataaaaaggaaaattgcaTTTGTGATTCAATATACACACACAGGTAGTCTGGGAAACCATTGTCAAGATATATAAACCAGTTGGGGCTTTGGGAGAATCTGAAGTTCCCCGGAAATGAACTGTGAAATTGAAAATGTAGGATCTTTGGGGAATTCACATAAATTTGAAATAGTAAAACAGAGGTAGGTAGTCTCATATACACCGGTGAAATAAGGTAACGGAATGGCAATTTAGCTGACACTTGACTACAGGTAAAGGCCTTAGAAAAGGAAAGCACCTAGAGATGGTCTGCCCTAACCCCTCACTTCCCAAGATGAGGAAAGGAAGATCACAGCAGTTGCAACATTTGCTCGCAGGGTtacagctagttagtggcaaaGCCAGAATGAAAACTCTTGCATGATGAGGCCTAGTTCAGTGAGGGAATAATTATCCAAAATCAAATAGATTGACCCAGAACTCTTCCCTAAAACTGCCCCCTGTGCACTGTCGCTCTTCTGCTGGGCTTGTGGTCAGATCCAGATGTTACATGGTAACTTCTCCTGCTTCTGAGGGCCAGCGTTTCAGGCTCACAGACAGGATCCGTGGCTTGAGGCTGAGTTGTGTCATTGGTCTGGCCAGGCTTCAGAGACAAGCAAGCTTCCCCTTTAACACTCAACGCTCTGCTTCATTGTTTCCAAAAGTGACACTTTCAAGGTCATGTTCTTAATCACGGACTTCAGTAGAATCTACAAAGGACTTCAGGAGTCCATGAACCCCTGTACTGCATGCACAATTTCAtgggctttttccttttttccttttataaggacCATGACCCTTACCCAATTTTTAAAGAGCTTTGTAATCTCCAAAAAGATTAAGAAACATCAGTCAGACAAGCTGGGCTTTTCGATAGGGCTAGATTGCGCTTCCTCCAATGTCTTCTCCACTTTGGAGAATGACAAACATCAGTATGTGCTAAAGTACAGTGTCTTGTAAATACTAGAGGCTCATCATATATTTGTGAccttaattttgctttcaaaagGCCTTTCCCTAAGAAGTGGTTTCCAGTCCTTTATTTGCCATATTAtgacattttcatcttttttttccaagCAGCTCTCCAGAGTGAACTGGTTTGGGGTCATCTGACttcatatctctttttttttatgctATATAATTAGACCAAATTATTTTCATGTAGTCCCGAATTTCCTCCTCTTGACTTCTACAATTTCATATAGTAATCCCACATTATCCTCTGATCTTCAATgcctttaaatacatttttggcTCATTTTTATAGAGCAATTATTGTATCTGTAATGAATCAAGGAAATTTAAAAGTGACACAAGTCTCAGATTCACTAATGAAAAGATCAAGCTCTAGATGACAGATAAATTGACTTGTCAATGATTACACTGTGAGGAGTTAGGAAATGCTGTCCTAGACcagatctttctctctctctgtctctctgtctctgtctctgattctctctctctctctctcctttcaaaATTGAGATTTGAGGGTGCAGAATTACAATTCGCTAGGTTATTAAAGTCACCGTGATCTTCTGTGATGTCATCATCTCATGGTCAAACTTCAAGCACATGACTTGTTAGAACCAAGCAATATATTCCAGAAAGTCCTGCCTATGGGGCCTGAGATGCTTTCATCTGTAGATAGCTTTCCTGATGCTCTGTCTGCAGGTTTCTTATGTGACCTCTACCCTGGATATCTGGTCAGGCTCCAGAGGAGAACCTGTCTCATCTGATTAGTCTCCTCTGGGTTGCTCTTTATGTGTGACTTAATGGTTGTCCTTAAACTACCCACAACCTACAACCTCCACCCACTGCATCCTTCATTGTTTTTCCAACCAGTTCATTCACTTTCCCTGAGTGTTTTTTGTAACATGAGTTGAGTTAGTCACTCTGTTTATTGTGATCTTCTCTAGAGGCTCAACTCTGAGTGGAGTGGGTTCTGTAGCTGAAGCAAGAGTTGCCATAGGAACAGGCCTACATGCTTCCTTCCTACACAGGAAGTGGACCTGGGCATTGCAATACTGTTTTCAGAGTTGATCCAAGAGTCACAGTGTTTGGCTTGTTAGTTTGCTGGAAGAGGATTGAGGAGCCAGGAgatatgatttcttttccttcccttttttttattctgttaaaactgcttccaaattatttttcttcctgttgcCAATAATAGTGACATTGAGACTCAAAACCATAACTGATTTTGGCCAGACACAGCTTCACTCTCAGGGGACTTTTTAGAGATTTGAAGAGTCACTCAGGATGAGATGTGATAGGTATTTACTTAGTGTTCTGCCACTTCCGAGCACTAAAGCCTTTACCCAAAACAGGGAAGAGGGTTACCCTCAGAGCAGAACAAAAGCAAATCAGGACATTATCTCCTTCTCCAAATATCTCATTTGTTTCCCCCAAATAGCTCCATTGCTTCCAGCCATGGGGCCTGAAATTCTTCCAGTAGagatttcttcctctttattaAAACATGGCATCTCACCCCACTATGTGAACTTGGGCAATTCTTTTAATCTCTGGGTTTCAAGGTTCTCAATGATTAAATTAGGGTTTGGAATACATTACCTCTAAGGGTCatttcagctctgaaaagctCTGGCTTTACATGCCCTAAGAGgagtgatttttacatttattattcgTTCATCAACACTTATGTGTGAATAATTTTATTAGATCTTCCCTCAATGTTTTAAcacaaaacaagtaaatataaatgATGATGGAAGAAGACAGACCCCAGAGTACGCCCAGGTGAGGTCTTAGAGCATAAGGTCAGGGGAGATCTCAAGAGGGTAGAGAAGTACTAAAAGGGAAGTGAAAATTGATAGAAGGTACTAAAGACACAGTTATAATTTGTCTGGAGGAATTTAGAGTCCTTTGTTATTTTGTGTCATTTCAAAAGAACAGAAGATCTTTATATATAGAACCTATTAAGTTAATGAATGAACGCTTATAAAATGGCTGAACTATTTCAGTGTCTTGGGAGATTCAAGAGAAACACAACACTTAGTACCTGCGCTCAAGAAATTATTAGCAGTGTTGGGGGAAAACGAATCAGACACTCAGGCAGGTATCACAGGGACCTACAACTTCTCATGAGTTACCTTTGAGCTCTTGTAGGAGGTCAGGGAAAGATTCAATGAATGGGAAAGAGCTAACATTTTTTAGCACGTACTTGAAACCATCATAACTGGGATTGTACACACTAGGCACTTTGACACCGGCAAGGCTGGCTGGATTTGGAGGACTGTGATAATTTCTATAAGTATATGAGCTAGGGACACTCATTATCGTCAGGGACAGCTGTACTATGTTGTCTCACTTGTTTTACAGGATTCCCGAAGAGTTACTTATTTTCTGTCAGTTTCATTCAGTGAACAGGAGGGACACATCCCAGTACGGTAACATTCAGGCATGTGAAAGGAAAGCCTGGAATGcattatattcttattttgtgAAATAGAATGAGGCTGAATTAGGGGAGAATCTGGAAAATCACTGACAATTACACAAGTTCATTAGGGCAAAAATAATGCTAAGAACAGCCCCACAAACATCGTTCATATCCACTGACTTTTGGCTAATAgaccatcctctctctctctctttctttctctccctccctctctctctagaTCAAAATGACTGAAAAGGCCCCAGAACCACACCTGGAGGAGGATGAAGAGCTGGATGGCAAGCTCAGTTACAAGCCTCCACCACAGAAGTCCCTGAAGGAGCTGCAGGAGATGGACAAAGATGATGAAAGTCTAGCGAAGTACAAGAAAACGCTCCTGGGGGACGGGCCTGTGGTAGCAGGTGCGTGTGTGCCGAGATGCGGGGCAGGTGGAGGGGCACTGACAAGGCAGACATTTCAGCTACTCAGGAGCAGTTGCAAAGGAAAATGTACCAAGTGCTCCCAGGGTTAAGTGAGTGAGGTGCAATCTCTATGTGCCGAATCAAGTTATGGACCAGATAATTAAGTTTTCTTTGGAGATAAGGTGCAAGTTGACATTGACATAGATAAAAATAACACATAGGGAGGGTTTAGAAGGAATTTCAGACTACCACTCAGAATTGTCTTCTCTCCACTATTGCtcaccttctctctttttcatctctttctccttctcactcCTTACCTAAATAACCATCTCTTCCACATACACATAGGCAATGGCGAACTAAGAAAGACATGGCCCAAAGATATGGATGGGTCATGACTAACCAGCAGAGTACCCATAGCCACTCAGGAGATGTCTGCTATTGAGGACTGAGATGGACCTACAAGGACCTGAAGCAGAAATAGCATCACTGGAATGTATAAGGCCACTCAGACCAAGCATGGTGAATCAGCcacttccatttcttttctcctccagaTGGAGATATCCCTTTTCTTTgttatcttctctctctcctactttaaatgcacacacacacacacacacacacacacacgagtatgCAAATACCTCCTCTCTGTGCTTATATTCCCTTTTGAATCCTGCAGACCCAACAGCTCCCAATGTCACTGTCACCCGTCTTACCCTGGTTTGTGAAAGTGCCCCAGGACCCATCACCATGGACCTCACTGGTAAGTGGACACATCTGTTCTGTTTAGTGGGGCCTAATGGCATCACTGGGCAAACTGGTTTTTGTCTTCTGTCtcagcaaaaaaagagaaaaatcctagTAAAGTGAATTCTAGTAAGGTATGCTGAGTCAGTTCACAAATCATAGTTTTCACAGTATTTACTGTGCTTAATGAAAAGCCCAATCTCTGTCTCTAATTGAAAAGGGGTCAGGTGTAAGTACTGGATATATCTACCTATATCATATTTACTTCAGATTTTTATCTCCACATGGTAGCAGGAGAATTACTATTTGTGTAAAAagactgctggtggaaatgttaaGAAGCAAGCTGTATGCTTCTGAAATGGTAATATTTATACAATCTAAACATCAGAGAAAATATTGACCTTGCATCAGCTACAGAACTTACCCAAAGACAAGAAGAAATCTAAGACCTCCTGAATAATGCTAGGAATTCCACTGTTAAATACACATTATTTAACTTAAAGCTCTGATTCTTTTAAATAAGCAACTTCCCCCACTAAAGATGTACAAATTAAcatgttattttctttcactttattgTGACAAGGGTCAAGTCCTTTCCTGAGACTTAGGTCTGGAGGAAATGAGGAGAGACGGGGAAGGTGGCTGATTTGGGGAAAATAGGCAAATGGGAGGAATGAGGAAAGGGCCACTGAGCTAGGGGTTTGGGGCATGAAAGGCAGGTCTTtagtaaaaaaccaaaaattattACTAGATTCAAAAAATGGACTCATGAGACAGAATAAAGCATGACTCTAGAACAGTAGGCTTAACAGCAAGGTGGTTCCCCTCACACAGGACACATCCACTCTTTACCTTATATGGGCTTTTTGTCAGAGAGAGGAAATTGGAGGCTAAGACACACTTCCTATTCAACCGAAATCATTAGAGCATACATTCAGCTATCTCCACGTTCTAGCATTTCTCCAAGAgagaaactctctctctctctctctctctcatcggACCTCAGACCTCTTCCTGTGCGAAATTGCGTAAAGTTACCGGGTACAGCCATCATTTTGCAAGATAAGGGCTGAATTAGCGCTAAGGAAACCTGCTCTGTTCAGAAGGGCTTGATGATATTGCAGGGAAAACTTGGTCTCTGTCCTCTTTTCCCAGCAGCGAGAAAACCAAATTCAGTTTTCTGTCACAAAAAAGCTATCGAGGGGAATCCCAGATGTATACATAGGATGCTGGTACCAACTCTGTACATGAAGCAGGTACACAGAATtgtgcaaaacacacacacacacacacacacacacacacacacacacagtcaccccGAATGTCAAATTATACAGGATCACGttgggagaggagcagagaaagaTCACCTCTCTAATTAGGGGCAGATCTCAGTTTTATGGAGCCTGAAGCTTTTATAACTTAAgtgatgtttccttttccttaagaaaaataatatgaaattgcaaatgcaaaagcaaaattaagtacaaaagtgaaatttttttagaatgataaaaaggaaccaaatgagtacattttttaaagctaGAAAACACCACAAATGCTaacaaatctacaaaaaaaaatagctggcactcatataatatttttctcctatttctttatttgaggggtgggggcagagtcTTTAACCATAGCATCTTACATATCCTTAAGGTTGCAGTCAAACTTGGGGGAAAGCTCTATCACATTTCTTTCACATCTGGCTGCAAGATTTCAGgcatttcaaatgtgtttttgtGCAGCAACTAATCTCAGACATTCTTTGACTTGAGGACCATGTGGACCATGTTGCTCTGAGGAGCCCAGCAAATGGCTCTGGAGCTTCAACTTCATTCATCTCCTTGTGAATGTCCTTCTGAGGAGAATTAACTCTTTCACAATCCACTTCTACAGGGGATCTGGAAGCCCTCAAAAAAGAAACCTTTGTGCTAAAGGAAGGTGTTGAATATAGAGTCAAAATTAACTTCAAAGTAAGTATCTGGTTTTGTAtgttttaataaagtttaaatcCTTCCTAtaatcagaggaagaaaaaatcaaatttcttgCATTATCACGTTGGCatactttttgtttatttctcttttttccctggaCTGTCCTCTCCCCAATCCTGGGCTCTACCTGTTACAGGTGCACCTTTGCTTCATGCTTTTTTCCAGCCAGGACCCTTCCCTTGGACTCTCCCTTGATCACTGAAGCCAATGGGATCCCTCTCCTGGGACCTTCTAATACTCCCATCCACAAGGCACACATTAATTTGTATTAcaccatttgtatcatttctcccCTATTCAGCCTAAACACCTTGAGATAGGGAGAGACTGTCTATCACTTCTTTGCAATATTTCaagcaaaacttttaaaatggtaGATATTTCATGACTATTTATtgagaaatagataaatgaatgaatcaattaataggaaaagaaaatagaacagcTAGAGCCTCAGCTCTAATTGCTCAAGGATATATAAATCCAGGGGGTGTGGTGCTTGGTAAATAACTGGAAATTACAACTTAGTTGTACAGCAGGTAAACAAATAAGAGCAAAACTAAATAGGAGATAAACTGACAGAATGAATAGGCCCACATCCCAGTGAGCAACCAAAATCAAGGAGAAAAGTAACCTtgactttgaaaacaaatgagTTAGAAATTCACTGTTTGCATTTAATTGCTTATATGTGCTTTGGTTGCCCCTCACTCCCACTTGGTCACTTCCTCCAGGGCTTGGGCTCCACCAACAAAGACCCCATCTGCCCTCTCTATTTGTACACCAGCCCTTCTTTCTCCAAGGTTCAGGATATGATTCAGGGTCCATGGACAATCATTCCCCACCACATACAAATATGCCTCAAAATAATTTccttctgaaaatatttgttgatgccTACTCTATAATAGACACTCTATAATAGTCACTTACTTGTTTCCTGTATTTATTACTAAAGCACCTGAGAGTTTAGTAAGGCGTTGTATCCAAATATGCTTCAAATGGGTTTCACATCAGTCCAATTTCGAATCATTAATGCTACTGccttaatttttcaatttaataaGCAGTTggaattgacacatatacattaatatgtataagatagataactaataggaacctgctgtataaaaataaataaataaaattcaaaaagaaatgttGATGTGAATAAGATGAGAAGGAAAGGtctggtgcgtgggcttctgccATGGGTGGCGAGGCCGGGGTTGGGTCCTCGGCAGTCAGGATTATACATGAAGGCGATGGAGGAGGTGGGCACAGAAAGCAGTTTTCAAGTCCCATCCACTTCAGAGATTTGGCCTTGTCTCTAACAGGGAAAGGTCACTCTCTATGTGTAACCCACATAAAGTCGAACCTCCCTGTGGCCTGTCCCAGCGTGGATCGAGGAAGAAACACCAGTTCCAAACTGAAAATATGTAATTGGAAAGTGATTTAAATCTTTACTGatgtcttttgaaaaatgtccaaGAAAGTTTGCATTCATAACACCAGCAACACACCCTAGAATCCTCTTTCATTAACTCTCTTAGTTGTTCTCAAAGTTCTCTTTCTCCCTCAAAACTTAACAACACTCTCCAAAAACTGGGATggttcttttagtttcttcctcttttccttctgcctcgcaaggagatgtggtatatgtgATTTCCATGGCtctcactttttgtttgtttgtttgtttgttgggttttttttgcggtacgcgggcctctcactgctgtggcctctcccgttgcggagcacaggctctggacacgcaggctcagcggccatggctcacgggcccagccgctccgcggcatgtgggatcttcccggaccggggcacgaacccatgtcccctgcatcgacaggcggactctcaaccactgtgccaccagggaagcccggctctcACTTTTATTCATGCTCCCAGTAAACTGTCTTTTCCTGGGGTGGAAAAGACAATTGGGAGGGATGTGCTGGCAGAGGAAGAGAATAACTAGGaatatttatacttttctttcGTCTGTTTCAACCACATTTATGTTAAATGAACCCTCTATTGAGCAGTAGAAAAACAGGAATCTCTTTATTTTGAAGCCCTTATTTACTACCCTGCCACCATTCctgttttttggtcttttaaCCACCAGACCACATCTTCTACTAGGCCCAGAAGACCAGCTTAGAGACTTCTAGAAAGATGCattcatttttcctgtttctatgaGTCACATGTGGAAGTCAGAGGAATTAGAAAGTTTGGGTTTCATTTCATCACAGTTTCTTCAATGaagctgttttctttctgtctgctttTGGTAGGTTTATGCTACAGATTTTACTGAACGACAGTTTCAAACCTCAGCTGGCAGTATTCACGGCTATGCTACCTCATTGCCAACGAAACAAAATGTAGCACTGACAGATTGCTTTAACTATTCTGTCCAAAACAAAAAGGGAGTCCTACCTATTGTCGAGGAGAACCTATTTTTAAGATGCTTTAATTCTTACATCGGTGAACAATTAACCAAGCCATCCAGCTAATGCTGCCATGCCCACTTTAATTTGTTTGTATAAACATGACCACTGTATAAAATTAACAGAGAGACCAGTTCAGTCCTAGGTAGAATGAATCATGGAAAAACAAAGTGCTTGGGCTGTCTATATTTTCATTCTGCTTTAGtaaattttctttgaaagtcTTGGGAAAGTGGCAAAATCTCAGACAACGTCTGAAAATGACAGCCATCCAAAATACAGATGCAAATGGATTTCACCCATTATTTACATATGAGGGGGATGTTTTCCTGTGACACATCCCCTCATCTCTAGACTCCAATCACAGTTACATTCCAGGCAAAGTCACCTTCTAGACCTGATTTTCCACTACGGCTTTTCTCTTTGCTTGTTTTTCATATGTTAGGTGGATCATTTCTGAAGTTAGGATTTTTCAGATATTTACACAATAGTTTCCATGGGTACCTTTGTAACCTAAAACGAGGATGGTCTTCTGGCCAGTAATATCAGGGAGGGGAGATCAAGACCATTCTCTGGACCATTGAGGAAGGAGAAATGCAATGAAGAATATTGAGACAATGTTGTAATTAACCACCCCATCCCCGACACCAAAAATCACAGTACTAGACAGTTACAACCAGGTTGGTAACGTTGAGTCTTGTGACCTCCTCTCTCCAATGTCTGCCTCATCATCACGCTAAAAGACAGTAGTAACTTATTCTGAACCGAATCTTCAGTCCTTTCGTCCTCAGAGAAGCCTCA
This genomic stretch from Phocoena phocoena chromosome 11, mPhoPho1.1, whole genome shotgun sequence harbors:
- the ARHGDIB gene encoding rho GDP-dissociation inhibitor 2; this translates as MTEKAPEPHLEEDEELDGKLSYKPPPQKSLKELQEMDKDDESLAKYKKTLLGDGPVVADPTAPNVTVTRLTLVCESAPGPITMDLTGDLEALKKETFVLKEGVEYRVKINFKVNRDIVSGLKYVQHTYRTGVKVDKATFMVGSYGPRPEEYEFLTPTEEAPKGMLARGTYHNKSFFTDDDKHDHLTWEWSLSIKKDWTE